From the genome of Symphalangus syndactylus isolate Jambi chromosome 13, NHGRI_mSymSyn1-v2.1_pri, whole genome shotgun sequence:
TCCAGAGCTGGTGACGGTGCAGGAGGGCCTGTGTGTCCTGGTGCCCTGCTCCTTCTCCTACCCCAGTGACGGATGGAGTCACTCAGACCCACTCTACATCTTCTGGTTCCGGAAAGGGGTCAATGAACACTGGGATCCTCCCATGGCCACAAACAAACCCAGCTAGAAGCTGCAAAAGAGAAGCCAGGACCCTTTTCATTTCCTCGGGGACCCCCAGACCAACAACTGTTCCCTGAGTATCAGAGACACCAGGAGGAAAGATGGTGGAGTGTATTTCTTTTGGTTGGAGAGGGGTCCTGTCATGAAATTCAGTTTCAAGCAAAAGACACTGTCTTTGAACGTGACAGGTAGGGGTGCCTGTGTCCAGGAGCCTAGGGCTCAGATAGGGGAGCCACCCCTGGGGCTGGGACAGAGGCCGCTTCTCAGTTCACACCCTGGAagtcccctctctgtgtcccaggtctctgcctctctccttctCAGCCCTCACCCAGACACCTGACATCCAAGTCCCAGCAACTCTGGAATCTGGCCATCCTGCAAACCTGACCTGCTACGTGTCAGCAGCCTGTAAAAGCAGGAAGCTGCTCATCTTTTCCAGGACATGGGGAACCGTCATCTGCTTGGGCCCTGGGACACCTCACTTCTCAGAGATCACCATCATCCCACATCCCTGGAGCCACGGCTCCAATATCACCTGcaaagtgactttcccaaggtttCATGTAACCACAGAGATGACTATCCAACTCAATATCTCCTGTGAGTCTGAATTATTTTGGGCAGTGGCTGTGGGAACAGAGTCACGATATGGGATACTTGGAGCAGGGTCCTGGATTCTGGGCAGGGGAAGGGACCAAAAGGATGCTCCCCTAACACTCAAAACTGAAGAGGGATGTGTCATCTTTTGAACTCAGATGCTCCACAGAACCTGACCATCAGTGTCTTCCGTGGAAATAACATAGGTAGGAGACAAGCCCTCCTTTCTAAGGTTGTGATTAGGGTGGGAGGGCACCTCCAACACCTCAGAATAGACTCTAAGTCTCAGAGCTTGCATGATAGGAGGGCTGAGATCAGGAATTCCAGCATAGTTGCCAGAAGACTTCCTAAATCTAAATCCTCTGTGCCCTATTTCAGCCCCAGGGAACACTCCCTAATCTCACCACCATGACAAAGACTTTCTTAttatcaaatcttttttttttttttttttttttgagatggagtctcactctgtcaccaggctggagtgcagtggtgtgatctcgtctcactgcaaccttcacctctcaggttcaagcaattctcctgcctaagcctcccaagtagctgggactacaggcgtgcaccaccatgcccaactaatttttgtatttttagtagagacagggcttcaccatgttggccaggatggtctcgatctcttgacctcgtgatctgcccacctcggcctcccaaagtgctgggattacaggtgtgaaccaccacgcctggcctcttattGTCAAATCTTATAGACACTTTCCTGGACCTCACTTACCTAGACCTCTTTGgaggatttgttttgttttatccgATGAATTTTTTGGGGGTCAGGGGGGgcggggacagggtctcactctgtctcccaggctggagtgcagttgcaccatctcggctcactgcagcctctgcttcccaagctcaagcaattctcctacctcagcctcctgagtagctgggactgctggtgtgagccactaacgcttggctaatttttgtagtttttgtagagacagggaatcaccatgttgcccaggctggtctcaaactcctgagctcaaagcgatctgctggcctcagcctcccaaagtgatgggattagaagtttgagccactgtgcccagcctggcagCTTTCTGGGACTTCTCAGCTCTTTCTCCAACACTAGCAGAACCAAATCTGAGAATCAGATGTTGCCTTCCTGCCTCTTCATTCAGCTTCTCCTCTCAACAATTTTAATTTAAGAATTTTTCCCAGGCAATTTATTCACATGATCTCATAAAGAAAAGGTATAAGGGGGCATGTATAGAATGCACCTGTCTCACCTCTGCCCTCCAGACTCCTAGTTTGCTTCCTCTGTGGCCTCCATTGTAAACTGTTTTGGATACATTCATCCAGAGATGCCTTATGCATGTGTATCTTCGTCTAggagtaaatataaaaatttcatgTGAGCATGCTTTTTTACACACAAAACATCCTTGATACACTGTTCTgcaccctattttttttttcttttgagatggagtctcactgtgacacccaggctggagtgcaatggcactatctcagctcactgcaacctccgcctcccgggttcaagtgattctcctgcctcagcctcccgagcagctgggattacaggcacccgcgactacacctggataatttctgtatttttagtagagatggggtttcaccatattggccaggctggtcttgaactcctgacctcaggtgatacaccccactcggcctcccaaagtgctaggattacaggcatgacccaccgggcctggcctattttttaaaatttaataatttttggagatctttttatgccagtaaataaagaacttcattttttttcacaactacaaaatattccattgcatatatgtCATTTGCTACTTATAAACACTGCTAcgataaataatatttacatatattttgcaaGAAAGTTAATATGTCTGTATAAATTTGAATTCTTTGATCAAAGGGCACATGCATTACCAATTCTGAGAGGTGTGGCCACATGGCTTTTCccgtggttgtaccattttggcAATCCCCACGTCCTCCCCAGCCCATGCAATGTGTTAGTTTGTGCCTCACTCCAACCTCGACAACCAAATACATTAGCaatgattttgatttttccatGACTACTGATAAAAAATGTACCCCACCATAGCTTTAATTGCATTTCTCTAGCTCGGCATGAAGGCGAGGTTTAATTGCCGTTAACATTGTCCGTTCTGTTGTGTTCTGCCATGCTATGAACTGTCTGTTCATACAATTTCCCATTGTCATTAGCTTGTGCTTATTTTCTTCAGGATTTggatgttatttttatattaggcAATGCAACCACTAATCCATAATATAATTGCAAATGTCTTTTCCAGTATTTTTGTCATCGGTCAGaaaagtttgtcaatttcatCACTCTCTCCTGATTTCATTTAGCTTGGATGTGCCATGGAAGTTTTGTTTTATGTAGTTGAGTTTGTAAGTCTTTGCTTGTAAATCTTTGTTTATCATTCTGGCACTCCTGCCTCTGAGATTATACATAATGTACATAGTATAcataatgtatatgtgtatatacacaaacacatgtttatattaatgtttatatttaatttacttttatatttatatataatcctGCCAAAGGTTCCTCTTTTCACCCTGTTCTCCACATGATTATGCACATTTCTGTCCTCTTCCCTTATAGGATTAATTTCCATTCCCTGAAACTCCAAGGCCATTTCTATTCACAGTTGTCTTTGCACTGGTCTTCCTTTCTCTCAACATGCTTTTCTGCTCCAATATTGTCCACTGTCTGTTTCCACTTGTCCATCTCACTCTGCTTaacccctcctcctccagggagccctcCCTGACTTTCTGCCTTATTGTGTTGCTCACCCTCCTTCACCTGAGTCACTCCATCACATCACCTTCCATATTGCAGAGTGAAGAGCTAGTCCTGGGCCTCTTATAACCATTAGACTGTGAGACCCTCAGGAGCTGATACCCTCTCAGTAGCACCTCATTTAAACAAGGATCAGTAAAGGGCtgcagaatgaataaataaatgattagggTAACTGGAGATGTTGGTAAATATAACAGGAAAGAGGGTGTGGGAACTAGGAAGTGGCCAGGAGATCTTGACTGGGATTCTCATCAAGGACAAAGTCCTTTCCTCTATTCCTGTACCTCACGGGGTCTGCATCTAAACTAACAGAATAATTGAGAAGGGGAAGAGACCAAACTGCGTCATGAAGGGGAGGGGGGACCCCTCTGTACATTTGAACCCGAGGCCCGCATGTGCCTCTCTTGGTATCTCTCTTGCTGAGTTTCTTTTCTCCCCTCTACTCCCAGCACCTGTAGCCTTGGAGAATGGCACCTCCCTGTCAGTCCTGAAGAACCAATCCCTGCATCTTGTTTGTGTGACTGACAGCAACCCACCTGCCAGGCTGAGCTGGACCCGGAAAGGCCAAGCCCTGAATCTCTCCCAGTCCTCAGAGTCAGCTGTCCTAGAGCTGCCCCCAGTGGAGTCTGGTGATGGAGGGAATTTGTCTGCCAAGCTCAGCACCCTTTGGGCTCCCAGCACATCTCCATTAGCCTCTCTGTGCAGAGTGAGTCATTGGTGGGAAGAACGGACAGGGCACCTGGATTCTAGGTTGGGACTGTGAGTGGGATGAGGTCTAGGAAAAACACTTTATTCCTCTCCTCCCCTTTAGGTGACTCCGTTATCTCTATAGAAGAAGGTGTTTTACAGACCCTGGGATTCACACTGCTTCGGGGAATCCTCATGGGGACCAGCTTCACATTCGTCTGTGGATTCACCTGGATCTGCTGCACTAGGTGAGCAGTGCCTTGCTCAGATGACCCAGTCTCTGAGCCCCCAAATCCCAAGGAAAAGTGGCCTTGTCTGTCTTCCCCAGGGTGAGCTCTCTGCAGCCCTAACCGCTAACCTCTTCTTACATTTTCTCACAGGATCAGAGGGTCCCAGAGGAGCATGGCTGGGAGAGTGGACTGAACTGATCTCTCTCCTCTGGACATGGAGAGAAGATGGACATTGAAGTCCAGAGGAACAGAGCCCCTGTATCGCTTACTAAAGCCCACCTCTCTGCATCTTGAATCACTTGCTGACTTGGTTCATCCAGAAATAATCTCTGTCCAGTTTCATATCCTATCTCCTGAACTGTACTGCTGggtgagatggatggatggatggatggatagatggatggatgaatgaatggttggatggatgggtgagtggatggctggctggctggctggctggctggctggatggatggatggatagatgatggtTTGATGGACCGTCCATGACTGCTCTGCTCTCAGACCCTTTCCTTGCACCTCCTCTACATTGCTATGTACTCCAGATACTTCCTCTGCCAGACCACATTTATCAGGCATCTTTATTAGCCAGCTTCCATCTAGGTTCAGATAATGAGAGGCTAATGTTGGAGATgaaaatacaggaagaaaatggagaagcagcagcattcattttttcctttctctctgaatTGTGCAACCTCTTTGGTAGTGGCAgcatcctctctgagcctccagcaCTCAGACTCAGAGGGGGTGCTCAGCACTCAGACTCTGGGTGCCCCTGATTACTGGGCTCTGGTGCACTGCCCTTTCCCTCTGTCCTCTAGCCTAGAAGTGGTGCTGGTTTCCTGCTGTTGTTCATTTCTAGGTTGCCTGATTGTCCTCTGCTTAATTTTTCATCCCTAACATCAACTGTGTAATCAATTTCTGCCATTAAATGTcctctgttttaaatatttatgtgatTTCTTCTTTAGTAATTGGACTTTAACTGGTACATATGGAcacatgaatggatggataaatggaaacacagatggatacatagatggatggatggatggatggatggaaggaaggaagggttaaTAAATAGGTGGGTGGGGATTCTACTCAATGAATGTAACCCTCTTACCAGCCTTGGGATTTTACCCCAGACTTTTTCATTCCTGGTCCATTTCCTAAGCATCATCATTCTCTCTTAGTCTTAAACATCTTTACTTGTGCAATCAGGAATTTGTAGGTCAGACTTATTTCAGTGTTATTTTGTGGGATATTCCTGCTCCTTCCAATTCCATCTAACTCTTGTCATTCCTATGAgcataaaatgattttattttatcatgaAGAAGGAGTTCATCTCAGATCCTCACTTTTGTGTTCCCACCTTTGTATTTCCCCATAACCACCCCAATTGTTTACTTTATGGTCACCATTGCCCACCGTCTTAGATATGCTTCTGCCTGTTCGATGACTGAAAAATCTTATCCTGAAAATTCTGTCCCTTTAGGCTGGCCGGGTGTAGTCCTGAGTAATTGTGTTTTCTCCATTAACttgactgcattttctttattcacctgcctttaaataaaatattgcaggATCCCTaaattatctcacagtttttctCTTAATGGATAATTTCATCAATGGGTTCATCCAGGTATACAGAGAAACTGTGCAAGGATACCAAAGATAAAATTTCTCAGAAAGATAGAATTTTTTTAGAACACTATGGAACatgatgaattatttaaaaatataatttggaagACAGATTTTTCTTCTTGACAGTCACTTTTCAATATTGCcaattctattttatcttttaaagataatataaaattctatatagaaaattccaaaataatgtaaaaacaaattataacaGAAACTttagcaaatgaatgaatacagatATATTTAATAATTGCATCATTATATACCAGTAACTGTTGATAGAATGTGTAAGAAAAAGATACCACTTGAAGTATTAACAAAAATAAGGAACTATAAAAGGTGTGTTACATCTAAATGTAGCACTTTATAAAACTGTGTTGGAAGAAGATATCAAACACCTAAGTAAATTGATCCATATGCTGTATTAATGAATAGAATGTCCCAGTTACATAAATATGCCATCATCTACGAATCAATAATTTCAATGCCCTTTCATTCAAAATCCTATTTAGGGTAGAGAGGAATGGAACATGTGAAAGTGTGGACTAAGAATAAGACACTTTGAAGGAGAAGattatggatgaaactggaaaccatcattctcagtaaactaccgcaaagacaaaaaaccaaacaccgcgtgttctcactcataggtgggaactgaacaatgagaactcatggacacaggaaggggaacatcacactccggggactgttgtggggtagggggaacggggagggacagcattagaagatatacctaatgctaaatgacaagttaatgggtgcagcaaaccaacatggcacatggatatatatgtaacaaacctgcacattgtgcacatgtaccctaaaacctaaag
Proteins encoded in this window:
- the LOC129459489 gene encoding sialic acid-binding Ig-like lectin 6, coding for MKEGHQDLLQEPAKRKKSKGIRKQQISHLSQGLHSWPPGFNPCTTGFPAQRTSRAQPRLPKAPNVPRSEEECGIGGFSPRSLPLSFSALTQTPDIQVPATLESGHPANLTCYVSAACKSRKLLIFSRTWGTVICLGPGTPHFSEITIIPHPWSHGSNITCKVTFPRFHVTTEMTIQLNISYAPQNLTISVFRGNNIAPVALENGTSLSVLKNQSLHLVCVTDSNPPARLSWTRKGQALNLSQSSESAVLELPPVESGDGGNLSAKLSTLWAPSTSPLASLCRVSHWWEERTGHLDSRLGL